From Dioscorea cayenensis subsp. rotundata cultivar TDr96_F1 chromosome 22, TDr96_F1_v2_PseudoChromosome.rev07_lg8_w22 25.fasta, whole genome shotgun sequence, a single genomic window includes:
- the LOC120252742 gene encoding uncharacterized protein LOC120252742: MLARRLKSLFHTSSRLRDRPLSPHFLSWLYTSSEQAGRKSSFRRKAVPIVLISLTGGVALSALNDLAIFHGCSSKAIERASQNQKVVEILGEPIVRGPWYDASLAVGHRRHSVSCTFPVTGPLGSGTFQLKAIRNGEDTWFSFLRHHDWDILLLEALVHRPSNDDKDQTLRISIADQMASPPQN, translated from the exons ATGCTTGCGCGAAGGCTGAAATCTCTATTCCACACGTCTTCCAGGCTTCGTGATCGTCCTCTTTCTCCTCATTTTCTAAG TTGGTTGTACACTTCGTCGGAGCAGGCTGGCAGGAAGAGCTCGTTTAGGCGGAAGGCAGTGCCGATCGTGCTGATAAGCTTGACGGGAGGCGTTGCACTCAGTGCCCTCAATGACCTAGCCATTTTTCATGGCTGCAGCTC AAAGGCAATAGAGAGGGCTAGTCAGAATCAGAAAGTTGTCGAGATTCTTGGTGAGCCAATTGTCAGAGGTCCTTGGTATGATGCTTCTCTTGCAGTCGGGCATAGGAGGCACTCTGTATCTTGCACATTTCCTGTGACTGGGCCACTTGGTTCAGGCACCTTTCAATTGAAGGCTATTCGGAATGGAG AGGACACTTGGTTTTCATTTCTACGACACCACGACTGGGACATACTATTATTGGAAGCTCTTGTCCATCGCCCTTCCAACGATGACAAAGATCAAACACTACGAATAAGTATTGCAGATCAAATGGCATCACCACCTCAGAACTAG
- the LOC120252736 gene encoding uncharacterized protein LOC120252736, producing MTDMKGSTSTAWSAPDACARHKEWDEVSCAICMDYPHNAVLLICSSHEKGCRSFICDTSYRHSNCLDRFKQSRVDRQDITSHSDFSINDNVDEQRFDEGNNGIPSQPTLEETDVINLFDTGEDYIMDENDFSVSAGLPVVLENNNDIQEQSGLTEAQTDERISSEQSGEQEKVKLDNLKCPLCRGTVMGWIIVKEARQYMDLKTRSCSRESCAFSGNYRELRRHARRVHPTTRPAEVDPSRQRAWRRMEHQREYGDIISAIRSAMPGAIVFGDYVLDGGEGLPLERDIGEGDGPFWTTFFLLRMISSPNGSLNGRRGITRPWRMHHRSARRRYLWGENLLGLQDEDDDDDDVRILDEEDVSIPRRRRRRFVRARTDELP from the coding sequence ATGACTGATATGAAAGGAAGCACTTCAACCGCATGGTCTGCACCTGATGCCTGTGCTCGGCACAAGGAATGGGATGAGGTTTCATGCGCGATCTGTATGGACTATCCACATAATGCTGTACTTCTTATATGCAGTTCTCATGAGAAAGGCTGCCGATCTTTCATCTGTGATACTAGCTATAGACATTCAAACTGCCTCGACcgattcaaacaatcaagagtAGACCGACAGGACATTACGTCTCACTCAGATTTTTCCATCAACGACAATGTTGACGAACAAAGATTTGATGAGGGGAACAATGGTATTCCTTCACAACCAACTTTAGAGGAGACGGATGTAATAAACCTGTTTGACACCGGTGAAGATTACATCATGGATGAAAATGATTTCAGTGTTTCCGCAGGCTTGCCAGTAGTGttggaaaataataatgatatccAAGAGCAGAGTGGGTTAACTGAAGCTCAGACTGATGAAAGGATCAGCAGTGAACAATCTGGTGAGCAGGAAAAAGTGAAACTAGACAACCTGAAGTGCCCTCTTTGCCGTGGAACAGTGATGGGGTGGATAATTGTTAAGGAAGCTAGACAGTATATGGACTTAAAAACAAGGAGCTGTTCTCGGGAGTCATGCGCATTCTCTGGCAACTATAGAGAATTGCGCAGACATGCACGGAGAGTCCACCCTACAACAAGGCCTGCTGAAGTGGACCCATCTAGGCAGCGTGCTTGGCGCCGCATGGAGCACCAACGGGAATATGGTGACATCATTAGTGCTATAAGATCAGCAATGCCAGGAGCCATTGTGTTTGGGGATTATGTGCTCGATGGTGGAGAAGGGCTGCCACTCGAACGTGATATAGGAGAAGGCGATGGACCATTTTGGACTACCTTCTTTTTGCTTCGCATGATCAGCAGCCCAAATGGTTCACTTAATGGACGCCGGGGGATTACTCGGCCTTGGAGGATGCATCACCGTTCAGCAAGACGCCGTTATCTATGGGGTGAAAACCTTCTCGGTttacaagatgaagatgacgatgatgatgatgtcagGATTCTGGATGAAGAGGATGTTTCAATACCAAGGAGGCGTCGAAGGAGATTTGTGCGGGCTAGGACCGATGAGCTGCCATGA
- the LOC120252719 gene encoding uncharacterized protein LOC120252719 — MSSREQGEGIETGRRRGRRREPGRRWMDSPSPPDVDLTSKLLGGLNLIGNAPDKDMDEMDLWTVVPDSADRLKMTSQSGSSAANAETGRGFGVALPEKKVHARKGRSCRTRVSGLTDHLSRGNSQDKAEHQFGQPSLAALTQDEAEHLFGRASLACLMSEDLKDKISPPTGGTSFEHEQDRVVNGNEMSFSPSACFHSSVRRDTRKNTDKEWYLLDNEGILKGEGCGYFNSGAGLSKTSVSFCEEERVGILVGGNVRSKLADKGKGIESSANSRGISVQPQSRTFLPGLSWKNEGRKTLVHGGLTSPHSITKAKNSPVLDGSNGIDSSFDRDPRSDNDIVDEGVGYDSDLRNGQLCQTQIEVDGLSQRNRQRRLLHSGFISFCDVGGNDCNDGSDGSSSQIVIPDSEEGSVGKKKGKTIIHDNVADHLQHTKDKARSNRHCSVSNKEVGTNSGGHPLRLSADKGWRMALDSIAQTTTLLSEDNIDVPKRKHIMYIDDDSPEVTTSRSRYNKPNIRQPTSNVVSGDRNHRRYKMMKGKRKNNFLHTQDGECSSSAIEDSEVLLVESVVPSNQKSTRIRGSRRHGGTLLGPVIEIDELDFPEGANSNSEEQSHRSFYDSSATARQVESDEILARQLQEQLFNELPDFDASEEIDATIAMALQHEEDSSRLARRGQAHPRDFSMAHLYAQCPQVASRNSLGRTTVRDRATPSRMSHLRRRFNRSSSDRYNFVNVLEAEFNSRSGLSTSPGVLPYQHEFNGSDYEMLLSLDDNNRHAGASQRQLDNLPESIVHQSDNIEEACAICLEIPTTGETIRHLPCLHKFHKDCIDKWLRRKTFCPVCKSGIT, encoded by the exons ATGAGTAGCCGAGAACAAGGCGAAGGTATCGAGACGGGGAGACGGAGAGGGAGAAGGAGGGAACCGGGCCGCCGGTGGATGGATTCGCCTTCCCCTCCAGACGTCGATTTAACGTCGAAGCTTCTTGGAGGTCTCAATTTGATCGGGAACGCCCCCGATAAG GATATGGACGAAATGGATCTATGGACGGTGGTTCCAGACTCTGCGGATAGATTGAAAATGACATCCCAATCTGGATCTTCTGCTGCTAATGCAGAGACTGGTAGAGGATTTGGGGTGGCGCTGCCTGAGAAAAAAGTGCATGCAAGGAAGGGTCGGTCTTGTCGAACCAGGGTTTCAGGCTTAACTGATCATTTGAGCAGGGGCAATTCACAAGATAAGGCTGAACATCAGTTTGGACAACCAAGTTTGGCAGCCTTGACACAAGATGAGGCTGAACACCTGTTTGGACGAGCAAGTTTGGCGTGTTTGATGTCTGAGGACCTCAAAGATAAAATTTCCCCTCCCACGGGTGGCACATCCTTTGAGCATGAGCAAGATAGGGTCGTCAATGGGAATGAAATGAGCTTCAGCCCTTCTGCTTGTTTCCATTCTTCTGTGCGAAGAGATACGAGGAAGAATACTGATAAAGAATGGTATCTCCTTGACAATGAGGGTATCCTGAAAGGTGAAGGTTGCGGTTATTTTAACTCTGGAGCAGGTCTTTCAAAAACATCTGTGAGTTTCTGTGAGGAAGAGCGGGTTGGTATACTAGTTGGAGGTAATGTTCGATCAAAGTTAGCAGATAAAGGGAAGGGCATTGAATCAAGTGCCAATTCAAGGGGCATATCAGTGCAACCACAATCAAGAACATTTCTTCCTGGCTTGTCTTGGAAGAATGAAGGGAGAAAAACTCTGGTGCATGGTGGTCTTACGTCTCCACACAGTATTACAAAGGCCAAAAACTCACCTGTACTTGATGGCAGTAATGGAATTGATTCCTCTTTTGACAGAGATCCTAGAAGCGACAATGACATTGTCGATGAAGGGGTGGGTTATGATTCAGACCTAAGAAATGGACAATTGTGTCAGACGCAGATCGAAGTGGATGGTTTGTCACAAAGAAACAGGCAAAGAAGGCTGTTGCATAgtggttttatttctttttgtgatGTTGGAGGAAATGATTGCAATGATGGTTCAGATGGGAGTTCCTCGCAGATAGTGATTCCTGATTCTGAAGAAGGGTCTGTTggtaaaaagaaaggaaaaacaataatacatGATAATGTGGCAGATCACTTGCAACATACCAAAGATAAAGCTCGATCAAATAG ACATTGCTCAGTGTCCAATAAGGAGGTTGGTACAAATTCTGGTGGTCATCCTCTTAGATTGTCGGCTGATAAAGGCTGGAGGATGGCACTTGATTCTATTGCACAAACGACTACATTATTATCTGAAGATAATATTGATGTTCCCAAGAGAAAGCACATCATGTATATTGATGATGATAGTCCTGAAGTAACTACCTCTCGTTCACGGTACAACAAGCCTAACATAAGACAGCCAACTTCTAATGTAGTTTCAGGGGACAGAAACCATAGACGGTACAAGATGATGAAAGGTAAGAGGAAAAACAACTTTCTTCATACTCAAGATGGTGAATGCTCTAGCTCAGCTATTGAGGATTCAGAAGTTTTACTCGTGGAGTCTGTAGTACCctcaaatcagaaatcaaccAGAATTAGGGGTTCTCGAAGACATGGTGGAACTTTATTGGGACCCGTCATAGAAATTGATGAGCTGGATTTTCCTGAAGGAGCAAACAGTAACTCAGAAGAACAAAGCCACAGATCTTTTTATGATTCTAGTGCAACAGCTAGGCAGGTTGAATCGGACGAGATATTGGCTCGTCAATTGCAAGAGCAACTTTTTAACGAATTACCAGACTTTGATGCATCTGAAGAG ATTGATGCAACTATAGCAATGGCGTTGCAACATGAAGAGGATTCAAGTAGACTTGCAAGGCGAGGTCAAGCACATCCT AGAGACTTCTCAATGGCTCATTTATATGCCCAGTGTCCACAAGTGGCCTCAAGAAACTCCTTAGGGCGAACAACGGTCCGGGATCGAGCAACACCAAGTCGAATGTCACATTTGAGGAGGCGTTTTAATCGCTCTTCTTCAGAT AGGTATAACTTCGTGAATGTATTGGAAGCTGAATTCAACAGCAGAAGTGGCTTGTCAACATCACCTGGTGTTTTACCATATCAACATGAATTTAATGG GAGTGACTATGAAATGCTGTTGTCCCTTGATGATAACAATCGTCATGCTGGTGCTTCTCAAAGGCAACTTGACAACTTGCCAGAATCAATAGTGCATCag AGTGATAATATCGAAGAAGCTTGTGCAATCTGCCTTGAGATACCCACAACCGGGGAAACTATCCGTCACTTACCATGCCTGCACAAGTTTCACAAAGAT TGCATCGATAAATGGCTTAGAAGGAAGACCTTCTGCCCTGTTTGCAAGTCCGGCATCACTTAA
- the LOC120252755 gene encoding pyrophosphate-energized membrane proton pump 2, with protein sequence MDDDMENGSLSPYPDRPRRFPSMRSKSHTPLVFRIFMGINVRVLFFLLLLGVGAIFYVGIRTSPIIVFVLSVCTISLFFAVYLTKWVLAKDEGPPEMAEISDAIRDGAEGFFRTQYGTISKMAMFLSLVIFSIYFFRSTTPQQEASGLGRSACAYVTVAAFLLGALCSGIAGYVGMWVSVRANVRVSSAARRSAREALQVAVRAGGFSAIVVVGMAVVGVAILYATFYVWLGVGSPNAMKVTDLPLLLVGYGFGASFVALFAQLGGGIYTKAADVGADLVGKVEQGIPEDDPRNPAVIADLVGDNVGDCAARGADLFESIAAEIISAMILGGTMAQRCKIEDPTGFILFPLVVHSFDLVVSSIGIISIRGTRESGVKIGIEDPMAILQKGYSVTIFFAVLAFGLSTRWLLYTEQAPSAWLNFALCGLVGIITAYAFVWITKYYTDYKHEPVRLLAMSSSTGHGTNIIAGISLGLESTALPVLVISIAIISAFWLGHTSGLLDESGNPTGGLFGTAVATMGMLSTAAYVLTMDMFGPIADNAGGIVEMSQQPESVREITDVLDAVGNTTKATTKGFAIGSAALASFLLFSAYMDEVASFAQIPFKQVDIAIPEVFVGGLLGSMLIFLFSAWACAAVGRTAQEVVNEVRRQFIERPGIMEYKEKPDYGRCVAIVASASLQEMIKPGALAIVSPILIGFLFRVLGNVTDQPLLGAKVVASMLMFATVAGILMALFLNTAGGAWDNAKKFIETGALGGKGSEPHKAAVTGDTVGDPFKDTAGPSLHVLIKMLATITLVMAPVFL encoded by the exons AtggatgatgacatggaaaaTGGTAGTTTGAGTCCATATCCAGATAGGCCTAGAAGATTTCCTAGCATGCGGAGCAAATCACATACCCCCTTG GTTTTCAGGATTTTTATGGGAATAAATGTGCGcgtcttattcttcttattactTTTGGGGGTTGGAGCCATATTTTACGTGGGAATTAGAACTTCAccaattattgtttttgtgttaTCTGTTTGCACCATCAGCCTCTTCTTTGCTGTCTATCTTACAAAGTGGGTTCTAGCCAAGGATGAGGGACCTCCTGAAATGGCTGAG ATTTCAGATGCCATTCGGGATGGAGCAGAAGGTTTCTTCAGGACACAATATGGAACTATATCAAAGATGGCAATGTTTCTTTCTCTTGTGATTTTCAGTATATATTTTTTCCGCAGTACAACTCCCCAACAGGAAGCATCTGGCTTGGGAAG GTCAGCATGTGCATATGTTACGGTTGCAGCATTTCTCCTTGGTGCATTATGTTCTGGGATTGCAGGATATGTGGGGATGTGGGTGTCAGTCCGTGCAAATGTCCGCGTCTCTAGTGCTGCTAGGCGTTCTGCAAGGGAAGCACTGCAG GTTGCTGTTCGTGCTGGTGGTTTTTCGgcaattgttgttgttggcatGGCTGTAGTTGGTGTTGCTATCCTTTATGCTACATTCTATGTTTGGTTGGGTGTGGGTTCCCCCAACGCAATGAAAGTCACTGACT TGCCTCTTCTACTTGTTGGCTATGGTTTTGGTGCTTCTTTTGTTGCCCTATTTGCTCAGCTGGGTGGTGGCATTTATACAAAAGCAGCAGATGTTGGTGCTGATCTTGTTGGAAAGGTGGAACAAGGGATACCTGAAGATGATCCTCGCAATCCTGCTGTGATCGCAGACTTG GTTGGTGATAATGTCGGGGATTGTGCTGCTCGTGGTGCTGACCTTTTTGAGAGTATTGCGGCTGAGATTATCAGTGCTATGATACTTGGTGGAACAATGGCCCAGCGCTGCAAAATCGAAG ATCCAACAGGGTTTATTCTATTCCCCCTCGTTGTCCATTCATTTGATTTGGTTGTGTCATCAATCGGAATTATATCAATCAGGGGCACACGTGAATCTGGAGTAAAGATTGGCATAGAAGATCCAATGGCAATTCTCCAGAAAGGCTACTCAGTCACCATATTTTTTGCTGTTCTGGCTTTCGGTTTG TCTACACGGTGGCTTCTTTATACTGAACAAGCACCCTCTGCATGGCTGAACTTTGCTTTGTGTGGTTTGGTCGGAATCATAACAGCATACGCCTTCGTTTGGATCACAAAGTATTACACAGATTACAAACATGAGCCAGTTCGTCTTTTGGCTATGTCAAGTTCTACTGGTCATGGAACTAATATAATTGCAGGCATAAGTTTGGGTTTGGAATCAACAGCTCTTCCTGTTCTCGTAATAAGCATCGCTATTATTTCTGCTTTCTGGCTTGGACACACTTCGGGCCTGTTAGATGAATCTGGGAATCCAACTGGTGGTCTGTTTGGGACAGCTGTAGCAACAATGGGGATGCTTAGTACAGCAGCTTATGTTCTCACCATGGATATGTTTGGCCCAATAGCTGACAATGCAGGTGGAATTGTGGAGATGAGTCAGCAG CCTGAAAGTGTTCGAGAGATCACTGATGTTCTTGATGCTGTTGGAAACACCACTAAAGCTACTACAAAAGGATTTGCTATTGGATCTGCTGCACTCgcctcctttcttctttttagtGCATATATGGATGAAGTGGCCTCATTTGCTCAGATTCCTTTTAAACAA GTTGACATTGCGATTCCAGAAGTCTTTGTCGGTGGACTATTGGGTTCTATGCTTATATTCCTCTTTAGCGCCTGGGCATGTGCAGCTGTCGGAAGAACTGCTCAGGAGGTTGTCAATGAAGTTAGAAGACAATTTATTGAGAGGCCCGGGATAATG GAGTACAAAGAAAAACCCGATTATGGCCGTTGTGTTGCGATAGTGGCATCTGCATCTTTGCAAGAAATGATAAAACCTGGTGCTCTGGCCATCGTCTCACCTATTTTAATCG GGTTCCTTTTTCGTGTATTAGGCAATGTAACAGATCAGCCACTTCTTGGAGCCAAAGTTGTGGCTTCCATGCTTATGTTTGCAACTGTGGCTGGCATCCTTATGGCTCTTTTTCTGAATACTGCTGGCGGTGCATGGGATAATGCAAAGAAGTTCATTGAAACCGGTGCACTTGGTGGTAAAGGCAGTGAGCCTCACAAGGCAGCTGTCACTGGTGACAC AGTTGGAGACCCTTTCAAAGACACAGCAGGCCCTTCACTTCATGTTCTCATTAAGATGCTTGCTACCATTACATTGGTCATGGCACCTGTCTTTTTGTGA
- the LOC120252740 gene encoding actin-related protein 2/3 complex subunit 1A-like, with protein sequence MAAVAIHQFAQCITCHAWSPDHSMVAFCPNNNEVHIYKLVREKWEKLHVLYKHDQIVSAIDWSLRSNKIVTASHDRNSYVWNQEGSEWVPTLVILRLNRAALCVQWSPKENKFAVGSGAKTVCICYYEEENNWWVSKLIRKKHNSSVTGVAWHPNNILIATTSTDGKCRVFSTFIKGVDTRATGISSSNDAKFGEQIVQLDLSSTWTFGVKWSPSGNTLAYAGHNSMIYFVDDVGPSPSAQSVAFRDLPLRDVLFVSDRMAIGVGFDCNPMVFAADERGIWSFVRFLDERKIAPSSSKYSSQFSEAFGKLYGQPKHGMNNDTHDGSRHRGGAHENCITCIVPMITAGDTIVKRFSTSGLDGKIVTWELDNVTDALR encoded by the exons ATGGCCGCCGTTGCGATCCACCAGTTCGCCCAGTGCATCACTTGCCACGCCTGGAGCCCCGATCACTCAA TGGTTGCGTTTTGTCCTAACAACAACGAAGTTCATATCTACAAATTGGTTCGGGAGAAATGGGAGAAATTGCACGTTCTCTACAAG CATGATCAGATCGTATCCGCCATAGATTGGAGCTTGAGATCCAATAAAATTGTTACTGCTTCGCATGATCGGAATTC GTATGTGTGGAATCAAGAAGGAAGTGAATGGGTACCAACGCTTGTCATTCTCAGGCTAAATCGTGCTGCACTTTGTGTCCAGTGGAGTCCGAAAG AAAATAAGTTTGCAGTAGGAAGTGGGGCTAAAACGGTTTGCATCTGTTACTACGAGGAAGAAAATAACTG GTGGGTTAGTAAACTTATTCGGAAAAAGCATAATTCATCTGTTACCGGTGTTGCATGGCATCCGAACAAT ATTCTAATTGCAACTACGTCCACTGATGGTAAATGTAGAGTCTTTTCCACCTTCATCAAGGGAGTTGATACAAG GGCTACTGGGATAAGCTCTTCGAATGATGCTAAATTTGGGGAG CAAATTGTGCAACTTGATCTTTCATCTACCTGGACTTTTGGTGTAAAGTGGTCTCCAAGCGGCAACACTTTGGCTTATGCAG GTCACAATTCAATGATctattttgttgatgatgttggtCCCTCCCCTTCTGCACAAAGTGTAGCCTTCCGTGATTTGCCTCTTCGTGAT GTCCTTTTTGTTTCTGACAGGATGGCCATTGGCGTGGGTTTTGACTGCAATCCAATGGTTTTTGCCGCAGATGAAAGAGGAATATG GAGTTTTGTAAGATTCTTGGATGAGAGGAAAATAGCACCATCAAGCTCAAAGTACAGTTCCCAG TTCTCTGAAGCTTTTGGGAAGCTGTATGGCCAACCGAAACATGGAATGAACAATGATACTCATGATGGTTCAAGACATCGTGGTGGTGCTCATGAGAATTGCATAAC TTGCATTGTGCCGATGATAACTGCAGGGGATACAATAGTGAAACGCTTCAGCACCTCAG GTTTAGATGGTAAAATTGTTACTTGGGAGTTGGACAATGTCACTGATGCCTTGCGGTAA
- the LOC120252698 gene encoding auxin-responsive protein IAA10-like codes for MRAEPCGSSGSMSSVSKGAGEAEDFVGFLEATSVAVAVEDEELELGLSLGAKNVNGGGGGGKCCRILTAQEFTALGSRASPRSSSSSVSSSSGTANGIVGTKKDSDAVGSASNPPSQMVVGWPPIRAFRMNNLGNQSKYNNDAHKQSINEENTVCKDLEQKAPSSGSSSFFVKVNMDGDPIGRKVDLNAHVSYESLALALELMFNKPNMPLRPHVYGMKASKLLDGSCDFALTYEDKDGDWMLVGDVPWGMFLSTVKRLRIMRTADADGLAPRIQSSNRAGGLIRS; via the exons ATGAGAGCAGAGCCCTGCGGCTCGTCGGGATCGATGTCGTCTGTCTCGAAGGGCGCCGGCGAGGCGGAGGACTTCGTCGGGTTCTTGGAGGCCACCTCCGTCGCAGTGGCGGTGGAGGACGAGGAGCTGGAGCTAGGGTTGAGTCTTGGAGCTAAGAACGTCAatggcggtggtggtggtgggaaGTGTTGCCGGATTCTCACGGCTCAGGAGTTTACTGCGCTGGGATCGCGTGCGTCGCCGCGATCATCGTCGTCCTCTGTTTCTTCGTCTTCGGGTACCGCTAATGGCATTGTTGGGACTAAGAAGGATTCTGATGCTGTGGGTTCGGCTAGCAACCCCCCAAG TCAAATGGTGGTGGGATGGCCACCCATAAGAGCTTTTAGGATGAACAATTTGGGAAACCAGTCCAAGTATAACAATGATGCTCATAAGCAAAGCATTAATGAGGAAAACACTGTGTGCAAGGATCTTGAGCAGAAGGCACCTTCATCTGGGAGCTCATCATTCTTTGTGAAAGTGAATATGGATGGAGACCCAATTGGTAGGAAAGTGGATCTCAATGCTCATGTTTCCTATGAGTCCCTTGCGCTTGCTCTTGAGCTTATGTTCAACAAACCCAACATGCCTCTTCGTCCTCATGTTT ATGGCATGAAAGcttcaaagttgttggatggCTCTTGTGATTTTGCACTTACTTATGAAGACAAGGATGGGGATTGGATGCTTGTTGGAGATGTTCCTTGGGG AATGTTTTTGAGCACTGTCAAGAGACTCAGAATTATGAGGACTGCTGATGCAGACGGGCTGG CACCAAGGATCCAATCCTCAAATAGAGCTGGTGGGTTGATAAGAAGTTAA